The stretch of DNA GAAGACCTCATCAGTTCTTCAGTTCTTACGCACCAACATCATTTGTCGTTTCGGCATACCCAAAAGATTCATCCATGATAACGGACCACAATTCCGGGATCAACGATTCTACAGGTTCTGCGACAAATACAAAATCCAAAGCTGTCCTTCAACTCCATACAATCCGGCAGCAAACGGATTAGCAGAAGCTTTCAACAAGACACTCTGCGA from Pseudodesulfovibrio sp. JC047 encodes:
- a CDS encoding DDE-type integrase/transposase/recombinase, whose protein sequence is MDIIGPISPPSSKGHRFIFAATDYFSKWSEAFAFNEMKTSSVLQFLRTNIICRFGIPKRFIHDNGPQFRDQRFYRFCDKYKIQSCPSTPYNPAANGLAEAFNKTLC